From Bradyrhizobium sp. NDS-1, the proteins below share one genomic window:
- a CDS encoding ATP-binding protein, with protein sequence MKPFSFLHLKGIGGQIAALVLASTVALHLVVTTAFLISRPDRPDASPEGAHQLADAALLLGAAEASERPRLLADLARAFPGLGIEMLAPATANLEESDSLPLRAMHRHLGRAYNTGLLASGGIEPRIGVQLPDGTVIAGHADGGPRPRFWGGPWLMALMSTFICVTVLGLWAARALTRPLSSFAEAAENFSLDGTAEPLPERGPEEIRAVARALNRMQERIARLMSDRTRMLAAISHDLRTPITRLRLRAEFIEDEGNRKHMLIDLDQMRSMLESVLSLLRDDRKIEAVTLVDIASTLQLVADQFGDMGHVVYYDGPASASVVVRADDLHRAVTNLVENAVRFGAEVKIRLKISGTGLVIDVEDDGPGISDARKQEMLEPFVRGDNARTMDDSTGFGLGLSIARAIAIAHGGELSLHDRKPHGLIVRMQLPVKQQNSTSAPMCDRPVSGRESLLF encoded by the coding sequence ATGAAGCCGTTCTCGTTCCTCCACCTCAAGGGCATCGGCGGGCAGATCGCCGCGCTGGTGCTGGCCTCGACCGTCGCGCTCCATCTCGTCGTCACCACCGCCTTTCTGATCAGCCGGCCGGACCGCCCTGACGCCTCGCCTGAAGGGGCGCATCAACTGGCCGATGCCGCACTGCTGCTTGGTGCCGCGGAGGCGAGCGAGCGTCCGCGCCTGCTTGCCGATCTTGCGCGCGCCTTCCCCGGGCTCGGCATCGAGATGCTGGCGCCCGCCACGGCAAATCTCGAGGAGAGCGACAGCCTGCCGCTGCGCGCGATGCATCGCCATCTCGGCCGCGCCTACAATACGGGACTGCTGGCTTCAGGCGGCATCGAGCCCCGTATCGGCGTGCAACTGCCCGACGGTACCGTGATTGCGGGCCATGCCGATGGCGGCCCGCGACCGCGGTTCTGGGGCGGACCCTGGCTGATGGCGCTGATGAGCACCTTCATCTGCGTCACCGTGCTCGGCCTGTGGGCGGCGCGCGCGCTGACGCGGCCGCTGTCGTCCTTTGCCGAGGCGGCGGAGAATTTCAGCCTCGACGGCACCGCCGAACCGCTGCCCGAGCGCGGCCCAGAGGAGATCCGCGCGGTGGCGCGCGCACTCAACCGCATGCAGGAACGGATCGCGCGGCTGATGTCGGATCGCACGCGGATGCTGGCCGCGATCAGCCACGACCTGCGTACGCCGATCACGCGGCTGCGCCTGCGCGCCGAATTCATCGAGGACGAGGGCAACCGCAAGCACATGCTGATCGACCTCGACCAGATGCGCTCAATGCTCGAATCGGTCCTTTCGCTCTTGCGCGACGACCGCAAGATCGAAGCCGTGACGCTAGTCGATATCGCGAGCACACTGCAGCTCGTCGCCGACCAGTTCGGCGACATGGGCCATGTCGTGTATTATGACGGGCCAGCTTCCGCGAGCGTCGTCGTACGGGCCGACGACTTGCATCGCGCCGTCACCAACCTCGTCGAGAACGCGGTCCGATTCGGCGCAGAAGTGAAGATCCGTCTCAAGATATCGGGCACAGGGCTCGTCATCGACGTCGAGGACGACGGTCCCGGCATTTCGGATGCACGCAAGCAGGAGATGCTGGAGCCGTTCGTGCGCGGCGACAATGCGCGCACCATGGACGACTCCACCGGCTTCGGGCTCGGCCTCTCGATCGCGCGTGCGATCGCGATCGCCCATGGCGGCGAGCTGTCGCTGCACGACCGCAAGCCGCATGGGTTAATCGTGCGGATGCAACTGCCTGTGAAGCAGCAGAACTCCACATCAGCGCCAATGTGCGATCGACCAGTTTCTGGTCGAGAGAGCCTTCTTTTTTGA
- a CDS encoding response regulator yields MAILNPNILVVEDDRETRTLIAKYLRNNACNVTAVSDGREMSRAMTDHRVDLIILDVMLPGEDGLSLCRRVRAESQTPIIMLTARGEDVDRIVGLEMGADDYLPKPFNPRELLARINAVLRRQAAAQAASAVQGASTLAFEGWRIDLRLRELRNPDGARVAVTSAEFDLLRTFCERPGRVLSRDSLLDLTQGRNAGSFERSIDVLVSRIRRKIEPNPADPTIIKTVRSGGYLFTPRIELAGTEAASPEAVARPLSS; encoded by the coding sequence ATGGCCATTCTCAATCCCAACATCCTCGTCGTCGAGGACGACCGCGAAACCCGGACGTTGATTGCGAAGTACCTGCGCAACAACGCCTGCAACGTCACAGCCGTGAGCGACGGCCGCGAGATGTCCCGCGCCATGACCGATCACCGCGTCGACCTCATCATCCTCGATGTCATGCTGCCGGGGGAGGACGGCCTTAGCCTTTGCCGCAGGGTTCGCGCCGAATCGCAGACGCCGATCATCATGCTGACCGCGCGCGGCGAAGACGTCGATCGCATCGTTGGTCTCGAGATGGGCGCGGACGACTATCTGCCCAAACCCTTTAACCCGCGGGAGCTGCTCGCCCGCATCAACGCAGTGCTTCGCCGCCAAGCCGCCGCGCAAGCGGCCAGCGCGGTCCAAGGCGCAAGCACGCTTGCCTTCGAAGGCTGGCGCATCGATCTGCGGCTGCGCGAATTGCGCAATCCGGACGGCGCGCGCGTCGCGGTAACCAGCGCCGAGTTCGATCTGCTCAGGACGTTCTGCGAACGGCCCGGCCGCGTGCTATCACGCGACAGCCTGCTCGACCTCACGCAGGGCCGCAACGCCGGCTCGTTCGAGCGCTCCATCGACGTGCTGGTCAGCCGCATCCGGCGCAAGATCGAGCCCAATCCGGCCGATCCTACCATCATCAAGACGGTGCGCTCGGGCGGTTATCTGTTCACACCACGAATCGAGCTCGCGGGAACTGAGGCAGCAAGCCCCGAGGCGGTCGCAAGGCCCCTGAGCAGCTGA
- a CDS encoding IclR family transcriptional regulator, producing MDKAFTKGLRLLEALALSEQPRGVTDLASELKLTKSNVHRLLMTLQSQGYVRQIPPHSTYELTTKIWALGSHVIHRMDLINIARPAMTKLAEITGETIHLSVLEDTDVVYVDKIESAHHIRAHTSVGMRAPAFTMATGKAMLAHMPDDYLERFRPHLRRYTESTRTTIEELREDIDLARAQGYSSVLHGEWREGIAACACAILGRSGELVGAIGMSGPDSRIKRKQIKEYSVHVMEAARAIGAALGYSSRPAAYPAVRGDSTMSQLRRAR from the coding sequence ATGGATAAGGCTTTTACTAAAGGGCTGCGTCTCCTGGAAGCACTTGCTCTGAGCGAGCAGCCCCGCGGGGTCACGGATCTCGCGAGCGAGCTGAAGCTCACCAAGAGCAACGTGCATCGGCTGTTGATGACGTTGCAGTCCCAGGGCTATGTGCGCCAGATCCCCCCGCATAGCACCTACGAGCTCACGACCAAGATCTGGGCGCTCGGCAGCCACGTCATCCACCGGATGGATCTCATCAACATCGCGCGACCGGCAATGACGAAGCTTGCCGAGATCACCGGCGAAACCATCCATCTGTCGGTGCTCGAGGACACCGACGTCGTCTACGTCGACAAGATCGAAAGCGCTCACCACATCCGCGCTCATACGAGCGTGGGGATGCGCGCCCCCGCCTTCACCATGGCGACCGGAAAGGCGATGCTCGCGCATATGCCCGATGACTATCTGGAACGATTTCGCCCGCATCTCAGGCGTTACACGGAATCGACGCGAACAACGATCGAGGAACTGCGGGAGGACATCGATCTGGCGCGCGCGCAGGGCTATTCTTCCGTGCTGCACGGCGAATGGCGCGAGGGCATCGCGGCCTGCGCTTGCGCGATCCTCGGCCGTTCGGGCGAACTCGTCGGAGCGATCGGCATGTCGGGCCCCGACAGCCGCATCAAGCGCAAGCAGATCAAGGAATATTCGGTTCACGTGATGGAGGCAGCCAGAGCCATCGGCGCTGCGCTCGGCTATTCCAGTAGGCCGGCGGCGTACCCCGCGGTGAGAGGCGATTCTACAATGTCACAACTACGACGCGCCCGTTGA